The following nucleotide sequence is from Coffea eugenioides isolate CCC68of chromosome 3, Ceug_1.0, whole genome shotgun sequence.
ttactgggtcacaagtataaaaTTTAAAGTTGTATTATAATAACGACAAATCTTTCGAGTTGTATAGAAAATAGCACTTACTTATACATCACAATTTTCATATATGCCTATGAAtttagtaaaatggtaaaattttaacaaatttattttctgggtcacaagtataaaaatAAAGTTGTATTAACGTagcataatctttgaaaattatagtaaaattaccCATATGTTAAGTTTTGTGACTTTCAAATATACTTTGTATCATTTACATTATAGATTTGTATGCAtattttttctatcaaactctttttttattggaaaatgttatgtaaattattataaaacgtcattttataataatcataattttttatatatgaATGTTATGTAAACTattaaaattatcaattcaCAAATGACTAAATCTTACTACTTTATGGCATATATTAGTCTAATTGACTAAAAAAATACTGTAATCATGTGTACGTTGATTGTTGAATTGAAATTTCCTTTATTACTGGTTCAAGTTCTTCTaatcaaagcaaaataaaatcaaatatattttccTTTTGTATGCAATAGTTATGCTTAgtagaaaattattaaaccatttTTACAATACATAATTTCTCCTAAAATTAGTAACATTTTCCATGACCTCTAACCTTGTCAATAATACTAACCACTGACATGTAGATAATCTTAAAAGCAAAAGCCATCAATATGacaaaaaaagaattaatattTTCGTGCTGaatgaaaaaaattacaattctaTATATAATggaagaaattcatcatgaatgAGAATGAATTGCAAAGTTATCACATTTCTAACTTCATATGCATCCAAAATTTCATGCAGCATTACTTTAGAGgaacttttctttttcacacTAAGGAACCAATCCCAATCTCTAcgtctcttttattttttctttaaccaTTAAATGGGGACAAAGTTGTTAGCAGTAAAAtactaaataaatttaattCCATTTCAAGCTTTAGTTAATTGTATACTAATATTTTACACCACAATCAATTGAGCaccaatttccttttttttaagtggctattatttattttaggTTAAATATTTACATATAAAATAATAGAAATAGAATGCCAATCCTCGGATCAATGGAACTTCAATTATtgttaataaaattaattttgcattgataaaaattagtcTACAGAATGAAAAGTCAATGGCAACAATTGCTAAAATATagcaatttttaattatgggaaaataaacaactaagttcccaaaatatttcacttttattgtttaaaaaatctcaacttgttaaccaaattcaaaataattctattgtcaaaaatatttttcctcaAATTAACTTTAATGATTAGATGCGAGatacaaatatggtaaaatatccctCATATGTATGTCATGAATATTTGAGACTTTTagttaaaaaaatttgttgttaaaataacattGTATCATAGTGCactaattattttaggaccattttatatgtgaactaaatttaatttaaattatacaatagattatatatgcatgtgattttcatttataattGTTGGATCCCATTTTTATGAACAATCTCCCAAGgaaacaagtccaaatcatattgattttcttatattaattgttatactaattttgtcatttttattgttatattatttctcattttgtttgggCTTTAACTCGTACTATTTCTCATGTCCCaaatgtaaatttattaaaactttatcatcttattatattcataggtgttaaattataaaaattgtgatatataaacaagtgatattttatttataactaggaagatttgtcattattgttatccaaactttcaaattttttaaaaattgaaaatgattaaaaacttataatacgacaaaattttattacatattttacgagattatgtgaaaagtcaaaaaaaaattttcatagtatttttttaaaaaaaaatgtttaaattatgcctataatcatgtattatacaagtatattacgagtacttactaactaaggtactgCCCTCAGGGGCTTGGTCTGGTGGTTGAGGTTGCTGAAGATGGAGCCTCAGGTCCCTAGTTCGAACCTTGCTGCCAGCAAGTTGCTGAAGGTGGTGAATAGTTTGCGGGGTCCACTCCCTGCGGGAcacacctaaaaaaaaaaaaaaaaaaaaaaaaaaactaactaaggtactaagcattaatcattaataaaacatcttattgttatttcaaataaatttcctaatactagtttgaaatatgttttaaagtaAAATTGTACATGTGTCCCAAAAATCAGtaagttttgattattaatcaaatttaccaTGTTATCaataagaattactatttatgtataaaaatttattattacttgaattaaacttgctctctaaaaagtaagtttgggatatgaagtagtaatttatttatttaaaaagtaagtttaatatttattccaatttaccttttgaagtataaatgttactaatttattacggttaacttactattttagatggaaaacttactttcttatctttaagtgttatcctatttaggtAGACAGGTCCATCAagtaatcaaatggtcgctaaaagtaCAACAACCTGTTATTTCAGGTAAAAAACTAtttcgttaccataactatcCTTACTAAAGCATTGTCCTTAAGCAAAACTAAGCTTTGAACATATACATTATAGCTGTCAAACAAAcctatttaattaaatttacccatacccgtCCATGAATAGATGAGCATgggtattttaaatttttgtatataggtagaaatgggttacccaataatatctatttatttaaatggattattaggtaacccatcaaacccaattaaccaaTTTAGAATTGTATTCTCCCAAAACTCCTCTtttcccccacccattttttttttcaaaattttcattttgtcattaTGTTAATTACTTTTGTtcattattatcattatttgttggttttatcttatcattttattttctcttagtttgttaatttactcatttttcagcattaccaatttatgacaagttgcagcctctttttttatttttccaaaatgaaattttaaatttacacacgaAAAAATACTAaagattcaaaatttttgaattaattttttatgttaacttttatagtacttagttcaaaattttatattcttactgtttaattattaaatagtatgtaattttgcgacatcGAGTACAGAtgagaaaaaaattgataattaggcttattgaacattataagtaaatatttaaaactaatgatgggtgcaaaggaTGGTATAAAATGATAACTTAGtatgcaaaaatgaatttaaatgaatttacaaCACGTTAAAATAAATGAGTTATAAATGaataattgggttacccaattcattttttgacttttccatttatatccatctaattaaatgagtataaatgagttgactcacttatacccattacctaTTTTACCCAACTTAAACCCACCTAAATCACTCATTTTGACACCTTTAATATACACTGATTTCACAAGGTCCCAAATAAGGATATGTCAGGGATTTATGTTTTGGATTGTAAACTGCGAAACTCTTTCCAAAATTAAATAACATTTCTCCACCCTTCGACACAAAGAAGGGTTGGCAATCTGTCAATGGTGATCCATACCAGGGGTCATCCATATTTGTAATTGAAACCATTTTAGTCCAAGATTCTTTCACGCTATAAAGGTGCCCTCCTAAAGCGAATAATCTCCGATCAAAAGGATTTGCAGCCTCTGCATATTCTGGTTTGTTTGGACAGCTGATTATTTttccaaatatatttgcttacatcatcattacaattttcaatacacttttttattttcccaattacctttttatctcacatacatcacatcacaaaaagtactacagtaaaaatatctcaaataacttacaatccaaacaaaatctGGCTGTTCCACCTGTCCATATGTCCCATTTGTCAAATCAAGACTAATGATTCTTGTCCCAAGGTCATATGGAGGCAATGTGAACCAGTGTAGCTTCCCACTCGCATAACAAAAATCGAATTTATACGGTTCACAGTTAAGATCCTCTATCCTTCTCCAAGAGTCTGTGTTTAAAACTGTAGACATCGACCTGAATCGGCCAATCATTACCAACATTCAAAAAGAATTCTTCTCTTGAAATTACAATTAGTTTGTAGTCATCAACAGACGCATCATACCCACATAAAAATCTTCTACAACTCCCCAACCTCCGAACCAAATCAGGTAACCTTTTGGACTTTCTGATCTCAGGATTCCACAAATAACAAGACTCATTCGAtgcctgaaaaaaaaaaaaccaacccATCGGAGTGTAATGGAGTCAACAGAAGCAACACAAGAGTGAGGAGCAGCTGGAGAGAAGGCGTGAAGGGCAAAGTGAGGAAGGCGTGAGAAGGCTGGTGAAGACAGAAAGAAGGCGTGAACCTAGGAGCACGCCTTTCCTGGACCATATCAACTGAGGATTCTGGAATAGACACGTGTTAGAGGCCGATTGATCTACTTGAAAGTTACTTAGGATAGCAATGGTATAAACCTTGGTGGtcatgtaatagttagggacgGACTTTTTGGCAGATTTGATCTTGTACCAGAGAAGGAATATCCTCTCTGCAATTCCCCCTTTCCCAGGCTTCCTTTATGTTTCTTTCCCCTTCTTTCCTATTCCATAATCTTTGTTCTCTGTTAGTTATGAAAGTTCACTAATGGAAATGAAGTTATTCCTCTAACTCTCCAGATTTTAATGTTTTATTCATTCATCATTATAATCAAGTTTACATTATTTCTGCAATACATCCTTCTTTTTCTGCTGCAACTCTGGTTCTGAACCACAACAGGAGCAACCCAAAATCTTTGTAGGTTTTTCCCACTTCCGGCTGTTGGGTTCCAGGTAAGGATATACATCAGTTGGCTCGCCTATTAGTCAAGGTAAATCAGGGTGGAAAGAGCGCTGCTCCAAGTAAAATGTCCAAAGGTAACAGCGAGTAGTCACCCTGTGGTGTTCAAGACCGTTGTTGTTAGAGGATTTATCTAGACGGGTTCGGATGAACTTGGGGTTCGAGATCAAAGAAAGCCAAGATTTCGAAACGCACCTGAACCTCAAGAGGGTTTTGACGGGAAGCCTCGAGAGGATTTCAATGATGATTTCTGTAGGAACATAATAATTGATTGAGGTTTCTTCTGCAGCTTTCTCTGAATCAGGATTTGAAGTAGAAGAAGAGGGGCACAGTGTTTTGAGGATGATTCTTTGTCTCTCTGGTTGTGTGGCATGGGAGTTCATGGTGTAGGGTTTTGGGATGATTTGAGGTTGTAGCGTTGATGACGTTTGTGATTAATAACTTATGCTTCAAGGAAAACTTGATGGATAGAAGATTTCCAAATCTATATATATCACATGATTTccagatttttttaaaatggatttttttttcttggtatgtcgaattttataaatttattcaggaaaaaaaattttatgacaTAATTTatctattaaaaaaattatttcggTTGGCTCTTGTGAAGATATTAATTTTTCTCATTGAAATGCGTACTTGTATTGTAACCATGAATGAGGATTAAGAATAGAACCTATAATTTGAATAACCTTTTAGTGTAAATATTACCAAAATACGTGTGGTTCTTatttaaaagtaaaaatttAGGAATCTCGATCCAAGCATataatgttttaaaaactaaaatattcCCCCCAACTTAAGTTAATTCTAATCGTATAAAATGATTGTATTatagtttgaatttttttttttaaaaaaaaaggtaaattacCTTTTACCATCTTATAGTTTTACTTTATCATATAAACCCTTACAGTTTAAAAATCTATACATGATCCCCTTATAATTTTGATTAAAGTGTCATCGCAAGATTTTTACGTTAAAAGTATTGGTCAACattaaaaagtcaaaattaaactaataaattaataaatttaaccTTTGACTACctctttttctaaccaaaaaacaaaaaaataaaataaaataaaaatagataataaGAAATAGAAAATACGAAATCTTTAATCGAATAACTATTGTATAAATTTGTAAGAGAGAGATAACTATTCATTTTGAAAAGTAGATCTAGTCCAAATTTTTAACATGAAATCTGGAGcactttatcttcttttttcctcatttttttgtaatttttttttttttttttttaactttgcGCTGTGTTTGCCACGCATGGGCCTTAACAACAAGAGACGAGTGTTAGATCCTCCCTACAATTTGTCAAATTTGTGACCTGAGAGTGGCTGACTTGTAGTTTCGGTAACAAATCTGatagtaatttaaaaaaaaaaaaaaacttaaaacgAGATTTCAAGCATTacaagagaaaggaaaaatgggGAAGGCCTGAAATTGAAAGACGAACCAACAATCTCATGGCTACATGATAAAAAGTTTACACGTTAATTAGGGTAAATCAGGAGGCTAGACAGCCTCCTTTTTTCACCCTGACAAATTgctaaaatcaccaaaatttcCGAACCATGGATTTATTGCCAGTATGTACATCcaacgtttttttttttccatttttataagtttttgcaaaattctttgcattttttatgcaaaattctttgcatttcaatattttttatgcaaaattcgtttttttatttttttaatgtaaatgTAGTGACTTCATAAACGAAGATTGCATTTGCTGGAAGGTGGTATTAAGGTGTGGATATATAGGTAATTCAAAACAAACTTTGTGCCAGAGTTAAATACATCTGATTTGTGTACGTATTAGTCTATCATcaaatttatttattagtaGCTTAGAAATGGATTGTACTCAATTTTAATACAGATGCATATAGTTTTATGTCGATGGAAAATAACTAGCTACGCCATAAACAAGCTGGGATAGTGGTAAAAACCCCTGCGACCCCTGGCACGTCCAAGCCAAGGTAAGCCTTTTCTTCAACTCCATTTCTTTCTTGACACCGGATGATTAAATTTCAACACTCAACGCTTCTAGTTGggcaaaaaataaaagttaaatACAAATGTAGAATATTGTGTTTCTTTTCTGAAAAATAAGGTATCCAGTTCATACATTTGTACAAACTGTAAATTTTTATGGACCAGTCATAGCTGCCTCTAATCCTCTGAGGATTTTAATACGCTTGTGgattctctttgtttttttttttttttgtagcaaATTTGTTTCCTACGAGGAATTGAAAATGAATCAAGTAGAATTGTAGAAATGTGCCCGTTCCGATGCAAAGAAATACCAACACAAGCCACACAGAAAATCGAGTTCTATTTTTggtagggataatttcataaacctccccttAGGTTTTTAGCTATTTCACTTAGTTCACTtgacattttaaaaattatacttaCCTCACTTGATTTGACATTTTGATAACCAAACCTtgaaataaagtgaaaattttaaTGAATATCCTCAAATGCCCTTATCTTATAAAGTTTAATTGGTTCTTCTAAATAATTGTAAAGTAATTTAGCACaattattaacaaaaaaaagagggtcAAGTTCTTCATACGCATATTTGTTATTTAATAATCAACTATGATAATAAATCTTTTGCtataatatgttatttttacAGAACTTTATTGGGGCATATAGATTCTTTTTTCAATAGAGAAGAAagtgttatttaaaaaaaaaaaaagtttgtggACTACTTTTTTTAATAAAGTCTATGGACTGGCTTAGTAATAGAACTACCATAGTTTGGTAGTGATTTTGGGCCATTTGGTTTTAATTATTGttgatttattcttgattttgatacaaaaaaaagagttacaaaaaatggatgatgttaaaagttttcaaaaaaattcCTAGTTTAACGTTTGATTTGGATAGATATTAAGGATAACATTATTTAATTCTTCTATACTTCTAATCaaatataagagaaatgaataacaaggaaaaaggaaaaaaaattataaaatccaTCCTTTACACAAACATGGCAACAAGagagttttattaaaatattaagattagtattatcattttaaatgGGTAAGGGAGGTAgatgtaatttttgaaaccttaagAGAGCCAagtgaaattatcaaaaacctcaggggaggtttttgaaattatccctttttggTAAGCAAAGGAGGATAGAGTACTTAAACAGCGATTGAAATATCAAGCTAGCCTGACAATTGAGACTACTAAACAAGGAAACGACAGTCTCTTCAATTGGACctctttccaaaaatcaaaatggGAAAAAACTCATCAATAAATGTTTAACGGCTATGAAATATAATGAAAATAAGACTAATAGAATGGAAAGAATGAATACTCATTTTGCTGGAAGCATGCAAtacttttcttttaaattttttctaataaagccGTAGAGGAGAcgtgagattaaaaaaaaaaaggaaaagaaaaggggattaGAATTCAGGATCTTTAAATCCTAGAGTCTCAACCTGAAAGCAGGCACCATGTTAACACATCTTTGGTGTACATTTATCATTTAGTTTTCTAAGCCAATTAGGACATATCTCTTGGGCATCCAAAAGGACTACCAAGCTAAGTCTAAACAATGACAAGAATATGCCATCAAGAGCTCTTTTACACCAACTCATTCCCCAGCAGGAGGCAAGGAACCTActcaaaatatatttaatttttaagGAAGCTGGAGGAATTTGAATACAACATTATGTGGAGGTATTGGGGTTGCTCAGAAAATTATATGGAGCATGGGATCTCAGGCTATGAAGTCAACACTTCCACAGTTCCACCAGAGAGAGAACTTTTTTGCATAATAGAAACACAAACTGATCTTTTTCCCCCTTTAATTGTTGTAGTCAAGACTTCATCCTAAAATTAGAAgcacaaaaaaattaaacttcACTTATTATCTGACTAAGACAAGCACAAAGATTGGAAAAACTAAAACTTAGTTTCGCATTTAGCGATAGCGTGATGCATGACAAGGTCATAAGAAGGTTTAACCATCATATATATTATGCACATAAGGCAAGGTAACATTTTTATTCTCTGTCAgtatataattattattttttacacTAACACGTTTAGATCATATCATATGACGAtgtgaatttaaatttgaaaatcaaatcATATAAGGAAGGTACAGTAACCTGGGATTTAACAGTTGTAAGTTGTAACTAAGAAGCCATCAGAAATCACCCTAATTGCATCACACTGGTAAATCATTTAATTCGAAAGTAACTGTCCTACGAAGTAGCAAAAGAATTTCAATGAAAGCTTAAACTCACAATCACTACAAATCAATGGTACTTTATGCATATTTAACAATTGATCTTCAATCATGAACAAATAACCATGATCATGAGCAATGAATTGTTACTGCAATTGAAGAATTAAGGGAGAGCTCGACACTTACAAGAGATACAGCAGAGGAAATCATTGCGGCTTTCATATTCAATCATTATCATGAAGCAGAACTAAGCTCTGAACGTACACTTCCAACCCCAAAGAATAACTCATATTACAATCAAACTTAGGATATGGCTGGGATTTATGTTTTGGATTGTAAAACGCCAAACACACATCAAACTTGAACAGAATTTTACCGTCTGTTGACACCAAAAAGGGTTTGGTATCTACTTCATACCCATACCTAGGATCATCCAAAGGAACAGAAACCACTTTAATCCAGGATTCTTTCACGCTATACTCTTTCATAATCCAAATATCAAGACGTAAATCATAACCTTGATGGTAACAACACAAACCAAAGCACCCTCCTAAAGCATGCAAGCTCCAATAAAAGCAATTCCCATCTCCAAATTCCGGTTGTTCCACCTCTCCATAAGTATCATTCGTCAAATCGAGACACCGGATTTTTGCCACACTACTAAATGTGGGACATGTAGTCCAATGCAGCTTCGAACTCACAAAACAAAAACTGTTTTCATAAGGGTCACCCTTAAAACCCTCAATAGTTCTCCAAGAATTTGTGTTTAAACTGTAGACCTCTATAATAGTATCATGGGCCTCTGTTCCctcaattgaaattttaaatacTTTGTAATCATCAATAGACGCATCATACCCACATACATATTTGCTGAAACAAAAATTACATTCCCGAGGAACCAAATCAGGCAATCTCTTGGACTTTTTGATCGATGGGTTCCACAAATAATAACTCGAACATGAAACAAAAACCAAGCCTTCGCAAGAACCCAAAATTTCTGGACATGAGGTGTCGTTGAGTTCCAGGGAAGGATAAAAGTCAGTTGCCTCACTTAGGAATTTAGGTAATTCAGGGTGGATAGAACACTGTTTCAGGGGAGATCTTGGACAGAGAGAGGACTCGTCAGGACCAGCAAAAATGACCCTGTGGTGTTCAAATACATCGTTGTTGGAGGATATAACCAAATGGGATCTGATGAACTTTCGGTTTGAGGTCAATGAAAGCCAAGTTTTTGAAAGGCACCTGAACCTCAATAGGGCTTCAACGGGTAACCTTAAGAGGATTTCGGTGATGATTTCATCAGGCACGTGACAACTGATTGAGATTTCTTCTGGTTCGGATTCCGGATTCGAAGTAGAAGAAGACGGGCACTGTATCTTGTGGGTGTTTTTGCCTCTCTTCGGTTGTTCAGCGTGCCTGTCCATGCCTAGGGTTTAGGGAGGGTTTGAGGATGCAGTACAGAAGACGTTGATTTAAATTATGCTTCCAATCTAAAAGTCAACTCctgaaaaaaatatttatgaCATAAATATTTCGGCTAAAAACCCAACAAAGAAAAAATGTTTGTTCTGCTCCAAAGCTCCTTACTCAACTGAAATTCTATCATTGAAACAAGTCTTTGCAGACATGAATAAGGATTTGCTGACTCAACAATAATTAAAGCCCTATTTGACAACTCaattcaatatttaaatttaatgaatttagatcttaacatattcagatcgtttgataaccaaaaattgaacatttgaattaattaagtgacattaaatttcttaagtaaaacttgctcccaaaattaagtgataaccTATTCACTTATTAAATGTGATATACACctaaatgtattagatttaatacttaacaattcaataatttaatgaattcaaactcagatttcaaatttcagatttcagttttcaaactttagttttatcaaacacaccctAAAACTTGCAATTTTAAGAGAGTGTAAAAACTAACACCAGGATTACATACTTGCATACCAAATCTTGGCTTTAAACTTTTAGATGGTTAGGTACTATTGACTTGCGAGACTCTCCACAATTTCAAGGTCGGACTAAATTCGAATTCTAACATTAAATCTTTATAGGGTAAAATCACCACCATGAAGTTTTTCTAGCACTTATATTAGTCTGTCACAATACGATAATACTGAGACGTGTGAAACCATCTTGAAATTCCTACTTAATTCCGTAAGTTTGTTTGCTCATCCATGCATGCTTTATTCATATTCTCTTACCAACATATGAGAATAATCTTGCCTCGGTGTAACCTTGCAGGTTAGAACTTGTTTCTCTTTtcaaaattactttttttttttgccaaaatacttttgttattatttgatTGTAACATTGTTAATTAGATTTTGTTTGTTCATATctctttgtttatttgattgaTTACCTTGTGGATTAGTTTTATTGTAATGTACATTTTACTGCTTGAGAATAAATTTTAACTTGCCtccacaaaaaaagaaaaagagatcaAAATCAAAGATCCTAAGTTGAAATGTCGCTATTTGCGAAGTTCTTCTTACTTTATGCTATGGTTGTTCATCCCACCATTTGTgagttagttttt
It contains:
- the LOC113766607 gene encoding F-box/kelch-repeat protein At3g23880-like, which encodes MDRHAEQPKRGKNTHKIQCPSSSTSNPESEPEEISISCHVPDEIITEILLRLPVEALLRFRCLSKTWLSLTSNRKFIRSHLVISSNNDVFEHHRVIFAGPDESSLCPRSPLKQCSIHPELPKFLSEATDFYPSLELNDTSCPEILGSCEGLVFVSCSSYYLWNPSIKKSKRLPDLVPRECNFCFSKYVCGYDASIDDYKVFKISIEGTEAHDTIIEVYSLNTNSWRTIEGFKGDPYENSFCFVSSKLHWTTCPTFSSVAKIRCLDLTNDTYGEVEQPEFGDGNCFYWSLHALGGCFGLCCYHQGYDLRLDIWIMKEYSVKESWIKVVSVPLDDPRYGYEVDTKPFLVSTDGKILFKFDVCLAFYNPKHKSQPYPKFDCNMSYSLGLEVYVQSLVLLHDND